A DNA window from Pogona vitticeps strain Pit_001003342236 chromosome 2, PviZW2.1, whole genome shotgun sequence contains the following coding sequences:
- the LOC110081185 gene encoding uncharacterized protein LOC110081185, protein MFVFQNAFKGLGQLEAYIDAEEGVAFQMDNNLFWDSLGRGYGWAIQGLFDKMESAKFWITRLPSGKVMLRDWIGMYLAARDVGTDPDTFPIQPVEYSEDASLQFEVFHRGNRVAFQAYNGLFLARMYRGFYTIEAAKLFADDACYFRPLIGDLVPPIFELVQMDIEDYSKVRCHRHVLEKQTYVNRSNVLERHIFTMTWETHCIDRIVWDRLWGLGLPFSWSFTVEDATPSVKYTEDNEKAVSLTRYIYMKQRKEVEVPPKTKAIASLLVFWHKTAAVPFTAVIEKVKSNGEVEVLYEGGAWHGLAFRDLHIKVKLEKLGGLCPTM, encoded by the exons ATG TTCGTTTTCCAAAATGCCTTCAAAGGCCTGGGCCAGCTTGAAGCCTACATTGATGCAGAGGAAGGAGTGGCTTTCCAGATGGACAACAATCTGTTCTGGGACTCTCTGGGTCGAGGCTACGGCTGGGCCATCCAGGGCCTGTTTGACAAGATGGAGTCAGCCAAGTTCTGGATCACCCGCCTGCCCTCGGGGAAAGTTATGCTGAGAGACTGGATAGGCATGTACCTTGCCGCGAGGGATGTTGGGACAGATCCTGACACTTTCCCTATCCAGCCAGTCGAATACTCAGAAGACGCATCTCTGCAGTTTGAGGTCTTCCATAGAGGTAACAGGGTAGCCTTCCAGGCTTATAACGGTCTCTTTCTGGCTAGGATGTATAGAGGGTTTTACACAATAGAAGCAGCCAAGTTGTTTGCAGATGACGCATGTTATTTTCGGCCTCTGATTGGGGATCTTGTCCCCCCTATCTTTGAACTTGTACAAATGGACATAGAAGATTATTCCAAAGTAAGATGCCACCGCCATGTTTTGGAGAAGCAGACCTACGTCAACCGGAGTAACGTACTGGAGCGACATATCTTCACCATGACTTGGGAGACTCACTGCATTGACCGGATCGTCTGGGATCGTCTGTGGGGACTTGGCTTGCCCTTTTCATGGAGTTTCACAGTGGAGGATGCGACTCCCAGTGTGAAGTATACTGAGGACAACGAGAAGGCCGTCTCTTTGACCAGGTATATTTACATGAAGCAAAGGAAAGAGGTGGAGGTGCCCCCCAAGACCAAAGCCATAGCCAGCCTTTTGGTTTTTTGGCATAAGACAGCTGCTGTGCCGTTCACGGCCGTCATAGAAAAGGTGAAATCAAACGGAGAGGTGGAGGTTTTGTATGAAGGTGGTGCCTGGCATGGGCTTGCCTTTCGTGACCTCCACATAAAGGTCAAGCTGGAAAAACTTGGTGGGTTGTGCCCAACCATGTGA
- the LOC110081160 gene encoding LOW QUALITY PROTEIN: olfactory receptor 5C1-like (The sequence of the model RefSeq protein was modified relative to this genomic sequence to represent the inferred CDS: deleted 2 bases in 2 codons): MKPFIGNHVMVSGKNLILSLPPADLMAHRNGTVVSEFTLLGSTSQHDLQLLLFIFFLPIYLLGLLGNLCLALLIWVEQPLHTPMYYFLSHLALMDLCSCSTVAPKMLVGLLRGHDTIPLPACALQMFFFAAASDAECCLLAAMAYDCYVAICHPLHYGAAMPRRLCQVLVAMSYTTGTASGAIHTSMAFRLPFCGTYMLDHFFCDIPPVLALSCTSTELNQLLLLAVCGAIQSITLAAIVASYGMILCTVGHIRSQRALSTCGFHLTAVGVLYDTLIFMYLRPNGTFAPQTDKMASVFYTVIIPVLNPTIYSLCNVEVKQLVRRRFSKQRHPTCCF, encoded by the exons ATGAAACCCTTTATTGGTAACCATGTGATGGTGTCAGGAAAGAATTTAATACTGTCTCTCCCTCCAGCAGACCTGATGGCTCATCGCAATGGCACAGTGGTGAGTGAGTTCACCCTCCTGGGCTCTACTTCCCAACATGATCTTcagctccttctcttcatcttcttcttaCCCATCTACCTTCTTGGTCTCCTGGGGAATTTGTGTTTGGCTCTTCTCATCTGGGTTGAACAGCCCCTCCACACTCCCATGTACTATTTCCTGAGTCATCTGGCCCTGATGGACTTATGTTCCTGCTCCACAGTAGCC CCCAAGATGCTTGTAGGCCTCTTGAGAGGGCATGACACCATTCCTCTCCCAGcctgtgccctccagatgttcttctttGCAGCTGCTTCTGATGCCGAGTGCTGTCTGTTGGCTGCCATGGCTTATGATTGTTATGTAGCCATATGCCACCCACTACACTATGGAGCTGCCATGCCACGGCGCCTATGTCAAGTCCTAGTAGCTATGTCCTACACAACTGGGACAGCTTCTGGGGCCATCCACACCAGCATGGCATTCCGCCTGCCCTTCTGCGGCACTTACATGTTGGACCATTTCTTTTGCGACATCCCTCCAGTTCTGGCTTTGTCCTGTACCAGCACAGAACTTAACCAGCTCCTGCTGTTGGCTGTGTGTGGAGCTATTCAAAGCatcactctggcagccattgttGCCTCCTATGGAATGATCCTCTGCACTGTGGGCCATATCAGGTCACAGCGAGCTCTCTCCACCTGTGGTTTCCACCTTACAGCTGTGGGGGTACTCTACGACACCCTCATTTTCATGTACCTACGGCCCAATGGCACATTCGCC CCCCAAACTGACAAGATGGCATCCGTCTTCTACACAGTGATCATCCCTGTGCTCAACCCTACTATCTACAGCCTTTGTAATGTGGAAGTCAAGCAGTTGGTGAGACGGAGATTCAGTAAACAGAGGCACCCAACCTGCTGTTTCTGA